Proteins found in one Planococcus citri chromosome 2, ihPlaCitr1.1, whole genome shotgun sequence genomic segment:
- the LOC135836652 gene encoding uncharacterized protein LOC135836652 → MDTLFCKFCKKNYSRLYNFKVHLRKFHPKVYAESDLSKTKPKFDQKCPLCDFSSKVRNNVEKHLVDFHHIEEVSNYEILHFASNDEFARWKKDIETSSNTGFVQPCGAQRSKNIKTTYYYCNRSGYFVPKGLGKRALRTQGSSKINGVCPAKIKKIEKEDGIEVHYLDIHIGHTADISHLRLQKEERDEIALKIAQNISFDTILQDIRQSVETGEKIERLKLLSKKDLWNIKYSYTANGTLPHMIALLTDLEKPDEKHSGDENFVEYEPFIEILSEEKPDLEHEEIIIENHIITS, encoded by the exons ATGGATACTctgttttgcaaattttgtaaaaaaaattactctcgaCTGTATAATTTCAAAGTGCACTTGAGAAAATTCCATCCCAAAGTATACGCCGAAAGTGATCTATCGAAAACTAAACCAAAATTCGATCAGAAATGTCctctttgtgatttttcaagCAAAGTGAGGAACAACGTTGAAAAACATCTAGTCGATTTTCACCATATAGAAGAAGTAAgcaattatgaaattttacactTCGCTTCGAATGATGAATTTGCCCGATGGAAGAAAGACATCGAAACATCATCAAATACAGGTTTTGTTCAACCGTGCGGAGCTCAGCGTTCCAAAAACATCAAAACTACGTATTATTATTGCAACCGTTCGGGTTATTTTGTTCCTAAAGGATTAGGTAAACGAGCTCTAAGAACTCAAGGATCTTCTAAAATAAATGGCGTTTGCCCAGccaaaatcaagaaaatagAGAAAGAAGACGGTATAGAAGTCCATTATTTAGATATACATATCGGACACACCGCCGATATCAGTCATTTACGTTTACAAAAGGAAGAAAGAGACGAAATAGCTTTGAAAATAGCCCAAAACATTTCCTTCGATACTATTTTACAAGATATCAGACAATCCGTTGAAACTGGAGAAAAAATAGAAAGACTAAAATTACTGAGTAAGAAAGATTTATGGAATATTAAATATTCGTACACTGCCAATGGTACGCTACCACATATGATAGCTCTTCTTACTGATTTGGAGAAACCAGACGAAAAACATTCCGGTGATGAAAATTTCGTGGAATACGAAccttttattgaaatattatcCGAAGAAAAACCTG ATCTTGAACACGAAGAGATCATAATTGAAAATCACATAATTACGAGCTAA
- the LOC135836661 gene encoding histone H2A: MSGRGKGGKVKGKSKTRSSRAGLQFPVGRIHRLLRKGNYAERVGGGAPVYLAAVMEYLAAEVLELAGNAARDNKKTRIIPRHLQLAIRNDEELNKLLSGVTIAQGGVLPNIQAVLLPKKTEKKA, encoded by the coding sequence ATGTCTGGTCGTGGTAAAGGCGGTAAAGTCAAGGGAAAGTCAAAGACTCGTTCATCTCGTGCCGGATTACAATTCCCCGTTGGACGTATCCACAGATTGCTCCGTAAAGGAAATTATGCCGAACGTGTTGGAGGCGGTGCTCCAGTATACCTTGCCGCAGTTATGGAATACTTGGCTGCTGAAGTTCTGGAATTGGCAGGTAATGCCGCCCGTGACAACAAGAAGACTCGTATCATTCCGAGACATTTACAATTGGCCATCAGAAACGACGAGGAATTGAACAAATTGTTATCTGGCGTTACTATCGCTCAAGGTGGTGTATTGCCAAATATTCAAGCTGTTCTTTTACCCAAGAAGACCGAAAAGAAAGCCTAA
- the LOC135836660 gene encoding histone H2B-like, which yields MAPPKSTGKAVKKAGKAQKNIKKDDSKKRHKKRKESYAVYIYKVLKQVHPDTGVSSKAMSIMNSFVNDIFERIAAEASRLTQYNKRSTITSREVQTAVRLLLPGELAKHAVSEGTKAVTKYTSSK from the coding sequence ATGGCTCCTCCAAAAAGTACTGGTAAAGCTGTGAAAAAAGCCGGTAAGGCTCAAAAGAACATCAAGAAAGACGACAGCAAGAAAAGACACAAGAAGAGGAAAGAATCCTACGCTGTGTATATTTACAAAGTATTGAAGCAAGTCCATCCTGATACCGGTGTTAGCTCGAAAGCGATGAGTATCATGAACAGTTTtgtgaatgatatttttgaacgTATTGCCGCCGAAGCCAGCCGTTTAACTCAATACAACAAGAGATCGACTATTACTAGTCGGGAAGTTCAAACCGCCGTTCGTCTTTTGTTGCCTGGTGAATTAGCCAAACACGCTGTTTCCGAAGGCACCAAAGCTGTAACCAAATACACCAGCTCGAAATAA
- the LOC135836653 gene encoding integrator complex subunit 12-like: MAASIVSQELDPSVLEGLRLLHSKDPDSTEQLRQLWKQSVRERYGSEREPVSVLNKINIPSGLKREAGHESSDDFQLETKKSKLEAPSIFHKSAPASPQGGSSNVFSYNITDDIEVHGSSSEEDSDDESPLEILNADGICMKCKGSSSSQNNKLVECVDCHKHYHQQCHFPPITDMDLSDPRFVWYCSSCEENISTTTSSDKNKSSSSSLGITKASAASSKSLSSSSVNKSSRSYGNSSHSSRSGISSSSNGSSSSSKLSTNSSPKHSSSSSHLMKRRTLKKHDKRKSSK, translated from the exons atGGCTGCTTCAATTGTAAGTCAAGAGTTAGATCCTTCAGTATTAGAAGGTCTCAGATTGCTACATTCCAAAGATCCTGATTCAACAGAACAACTTCGTCAACTATGGAAACAGTCAGTTCGAGAAAGGTATGGTAGTGAAAGAGAACCTGTCAGcgttttgaataaaatcaatatTCCCTCTGGTTTGAAGAGAGAAGCTGGACACGAG TCTAGCGATGATTTTCAATTGGAAACAAAGAAATCGAAACTAGAGGCTCCGAGTATATTTCATAAATCCGCTCCTGCGTCTCCTCAAGGTGGTTCTTCCAACGTATTCAGTTATAATATTACTGATGATATTGAAGTGCATGGTTCAAGCAGCGAAGAAGATAGTGACGATGAATCTCCGCTTGAAATACTCAACGCCGATGGAATATGTATGAAGTGCAA AGGTTCATCCTCGAGCCAGAATAATAAATTGGTGGAATGTGTGGATTGTCACAAGCATTATCATCAACAGTGTCATTTTCCTCCGATCACCGATATGGATTTGAGCGATCCTCGTTTTGTTTGGTATTGTTCGtcttgcgaagaaaatatttccacGACGACATCAAGT gataaaaataaatcatcgaGCTCTTCTCTAGGAATTACTAAAGCATCCGCAGCTTCTTCAAAAAGTCTTTCTTCATCATCTGTCAATAAAAGTTCTCGTTCTTACG ggAATTCTTCTCATTCTAGCAGATCAGGAATTTCTTCTAGTAGCAACGGTAGTAGTAGCAGCAGTAAATTATCAACTAATTCTAGTCCGAAGCATTCTTCAAGTTCTAGTCATTTAATGAAGAGaagaacattgaaaaaacatgataaaagAAAATCATCTAAGTAA
- the LOC135836644 gene encoding zinc finger protein 583-like — MAFLDSNMCGNFTISYFENHHSDFLYDKFDESNVLKKEIEYESNSGEYNYDQNLENYMQQNFNIQPPDKSNFVHSANSFDCSDDFEKHSSVKNMISNRAYSSPDVRKSETNENFGHLLDFFDFYDDLNLTTSTDELECLDNKDFINQLSDNQVVLHQNESLVLTDLVTESLSNDAETSKCEDTPHSTTKDSHQCHWVGCSKEFLSQEFLVHHIEKNHVDSRKSDEFVCLWHPCPRLLKPFNARYKLLIHMRVHSGEKPNKCPFPGCTKAFSRLENLKIHQRSHTGERPYACQFTQCSKAFSNSSDRAKHQRTHFDQKPYACQIKGCNKRYTDPSSLRKHIKIHTSASQKHKTLRKNNQVNISSVVKKQVSQNVLAKKMFGKDEYKSDRKFKEYTTHQKFKSPEYSSIKIEAMEANDLPNLLPDDFLMYPDYESYDCFPSSQVKNETLFKNLLTESIRNKDEFDLIPSEDSMIYFELENGLLDENVETQHTEFDDVSFLYLEN, encoded by the exons ATGGCTTTTCTAGATTCTAATATGTGCggcaattttacaatttcttattttgaaaatcaccattCGGATTTTTTATACGATAAATTCGACGAAtccaatgttttaaaaaaagaaatcgaataCGAATCCAATTCCGGTGAATACAATTatgatcaaaatttggaaaattacatgCAACAGAATTTCAATATTCAGCCTCCTGATAAGAGTAATTTCGTACATTCAGCAAATTCCTTCGATTGCTcggatgattttgaaaaacattcttCCGTTAAAAATATG ATCTCAAATCGGGCATATTCTTCACCTGATGTGCGTAAAAGTGAAACGAACGAGAATTTCGGACATTTATTAGATTTCTTTGATTTCTACGATGATCTCAATTTGACCACTTCGACTGATGAATTGGAATGTCTCGATAATAAGGATTTTATTAATCAACTCTCCGATAACCAA GTAGTTCTACACCAAAACGAAAGTTTAGTTTTGACTGATCTCGTTACTGAATCCTTGTCAAACGACGCAGAAACATCTAAATGTGAAGACACTCCACATTCAACAACaaaag ATTCTCATCAGTGTCACTGGGTCGGATGCAGTAAGGAATTTCTTTCTCAAGAATTCTTAGTTCAtcacatagaaaaaaatcacgtcgaTTCGCGCAAATCAGATGAATTTGTATGCTTATGGCATCCTTGTCCAAGACTTTTGAAACCATTTAACGCTCGTTACAAGCTTCTAATTCATATGAGAGTGCATTCAGGGGAAAAACCCAACAAATGTCCg TTTCCAGGATGTACAAAAGCTTTCTCGAGGTTGGAAAAtcttaaaattcatcaaagatcTCACACTGGAGAAAGGCCTTATGCTTGCCAATTTACTCAATGTTCAAAAGCATTTAGTAACAGTTCAGATCGAGCAAAACATCAACGAACGCATTTTGATCAG aaACCATATGCTTGTCAAATCAAAGGATGCAATAAGCGATACACTGATCCTAGCTCATTAAGAAAGCATATCAAAATCCACACTTCAGCATCTCAAAAACATAAAACACTTCGCAAAAAT aatcaagTTAACATATCTTCTGTTGTGAAAAAACAAGTCAGTCAAAATGTTctcgcaaaaaaaatgtttggaaaag aCGAATACAAGTCCGatagaaaattcaaagaatacACCAcccatcaaaaattcaagtcacCAGAGTACagttcaatcaaaattgaagcaATGGAGGCAAACGATTTGCCAAATTTATTGCCAGATGATTTTTTAATGTACCCAGACTACGAATCATACGATTGTTTTCCATCATCTCAAGTTAAAA ATGaaacattgttcaaaaatttactcacgGAAAGTATTCGAAACAAAGATGAATTTGATCTGATCCCCAGTGAAGATTCGATGATATATTTCGAACTGGAAAATGGACTCCTTGATGAGAACGTCGAAACCCAGCACACAGAGTTTGATGATGTTAGTTTTTTATACCTAGAAAATTAG
- the LOC135836658 gene encoding histone H3 translates to MARTKQTARKSTGGKAPRKQLATKAARKSAPATGGVKKPHRYRPGTVALREIRRYQKSTELLIRKLPFQRLVREIAQDFKTDLRFQSSAVMALQEASEAYLVGLFEDTNLCAIHAKRVTIMPKDIQLARRIRGERA, encoded by the coding sequence ATGGCTCGTACCAAGCAAACCGCTCGTAAATCCACTGGAGGTAAAGCTCCCAGGAAGCAATTGGCCACCAAAGCTGCCCGTAAAAGCGCACCAGCCACCGGAGGAGTAAAGAAACCTCATCGTTATCGTCCCGGTACGGTCGCTCTTCGTGAAATCCGTCGGTACCAGAAATCCACCGAACTTCTGATCCGTAAATTGCCATTCCAACGGTTGGTTCGTGAAATCGCTCAAGATTTCAAAACCGATTTACGTTTCCAAAGTTCTGCCGTTATGGCCTTACAAGAAGCCAGCGAAGCCTACTTAGTTGGTCTTTTTGAAGATACCAACTTGTGCGCCATCCACGCTAAGCGTGTCACCATCATGCCGAAAGATATTCAATTGGCAAGAAGAATCCGTGGAGAAAGAGCTTAA